The DNA segment GGTCATGGTCAGCTCGCGCTCGGAACGGCGTCGGCGGTGCCGCCCACCACGAGGGCGGGGCACAGGATCGTGGGGAGGGCGTCGCTCACGGGGACGCCCTGGCCGTCCTTCCCGCAGGTGCCGATGTCGAAGAAGTGGAGGTCGCTTCCGATGCGCGTGATGCTCTTCAGCACGTCGGGGCCGCAGCCGCTCAGGGTGGCGTTCTTCACGGGATACTTGGGCTCGCCGTTCTCCACCCAGTAGCCCTCGGTCACCTGGAACACGAAATTGCCCGTCACCGTGTCCACTTGGCCGCCCCCCATGTGCTTGACGAGGAGGCCGTGGTCCAGGTCGCGGAGGATGGTCTCGGGCGCCTCGTTTCCGGCGGCCAGGAAGGTGTTGCGCATCCGGGGGATGGGCAGGTTGCGGTAGCCCTCCCGCCGGCCGTTGCCCGTGGGTTCCATTCCCATCTTCCGGGAGGTCTTGCGGGACTGGAGGAAGGCCTTGAGGACGCCGTTCTCGATGAGGACCACCCGGGTGGCCGGATTCCCCTCGTCGTCCACGGCCTGGCTGCCCCGCTTGTGGGGCAGGGTGCCGTCGTCGATGATCGTGACGCTATCGGCGGCGACCTTCTCCCCGAGCTTGCCCGCGAAGGCGCTCATGCCCGCGAGGACGAGGTCAGCCTCCAGGGCGTGGCCGCAGGCCTCGTGGACCATGGTGCCGCCCGCGCTGCTGCTGAGGACCACGGGGAACGTGCCCGCCGGCGCAGGCCGCGCGTCCAGCGCCTGGACGGCGAGCCGCGCCGCTTCGCGCACGGTGTCCGCCACGGCGGTTTCGGTGAACAGTTCGAAGCCCCGGGTCTCGCCCAGCGCCCGGTAGCCGGTCTGGAGCTGGGTTCCGTCGCCCACAGTGATGTTGGCGCGGAGGACAACCTGGGTCCGGTGGTCCTCGGTGAGGCGGGTGGACCAGGTGTCCTCTCCCCGCTCCGCGCTGGCGATCCACACCCGCTGGGTGCTGTCGCTGTAACCCACGGAGGCCTGCTTGAGCGAGCCGGTTCGAAGGGCTTCGGTCTCGGTCCGCGCGAGGGCTTCCGCCCGGCGCACCAGGGCCACCTTTTCCGCAAGGGGCACCGTGCCGGGCTCCCGCTCCACGGGGCTCGGCGTGGGATGGATCTCCACCGCGAGAGCCGGCACCAGCGCCGCGTTGCCGGTGCCCGGCGCGGCGAGGGTGCGGGCGGCGTCCGTCAGTTCGTCGAAGGTGGGCGCGATCAGATCCGCGAACCGGGTGGTGTCGCCGTCGACCAGGCGAAGGCTGGCGCCGAAGGTCTCCGAGGCGAGCACGTCCTCCATCCGGCCGTCGTCCATCGCCAGGCCGTGGGCGCGGCGGCGCTCGACGAACGCCTCGCCGTAGTCGCCGCCGCGGCTGAGGAGAAGGGTGAGGACGTCGCGCAGCTGGTCGGCGCTGAAGGGTGCGGGCATCGGGTCTCTCCAGGTCCGCCCTCGGCGGAGCCGCCAGTTTGCCAGAAGGGATGCCTCCCCTTCCGCCAGGATTCCTTCCAGGGCCCGGCCATCATTGACGATCACGAGATCGGCATGCAGCGCCCGCTCGGAAGAGGTCGCCTGGGCGCGGATCCGCGCCAGGGCGGCCTCCCGGGGCAGCCCGTCCCGCGCTTCCAGGCGGGCCAGGCGCAGTTCCTCGGGGGCGTCCACGGTCCAGAAGGCGTCGAAATGGTGGGTCCGGCCGCGCTCCACCCACAGCGCCGCGTCCAGCACTGCGCCCCGCGTGGTCGACGGCAGCGCCGCGAGGCGCTCGCCGAGCAGCGCCTCGATCCGGGGATGGAGAATCGCGTTCAGTCGCGCGCGGGCCCCCGCGTCCCCGAACACCCGCGCCGCCATCCAGGGCCGATCCAGTCCGCCGTCCGGGCCAAGGCAGTCCGGTCCGAAGGCTGCCACCACCGCCACCAAGCCCTCGGTCCCCGGCAGCACCGCCTCCCGCGCCAGAGCATCCGCGTCGATCACCGCCCAGCCCCGTTCCGCCATCCGCCCCGCCACGAAACTCTTCCCCGCCGCGATGCCGCCGCTGAGGCCGAGGAGGGGGAAGGGCGCGCCGGGCAATTTCATGGGGATCCGTTTGGGGGCGGGGGAATAGCGACCTGAGAGGCTTCAAAGCCCTTGCTGGGCTTCCGGCCCGCCTGTCAGGATGCCGGAAACGCCCGAGGAGATCGGCTTGAAAGTGGTGCGCTCATTTGTCGTGTTGTGTCTTTCCATTCCGCTCTGGGGGGCCAATCCCTGGGCTCCTATTCCTGCGGAGGTGTGGGCCATCAAGGAGGGACCGAAAGGAGCCGTGGTCCTGGAGGAGCGGGTGCGCTTCCAGCTCCGCGAGATGGAGACCATCTATCGCGTCCGGATTTTCACGGAAGAAGGGCGGAATGCCGCTGCCATTCCGGATCTTCCCAAGGAGGCGCTGGGCATCCAGGGACGGACCGTCTATCCCGACGGACGGGAGATCGCCTTCGACAGCCAAAAGGACTTTGCCGAGCGGAAAATCGAAGCGGGAGGGCGGGAATACGCCCAGGTGCATCTCATGGCCCCCGGCGTGACGTCGGACTGCGTGGTCGAGGTCCGCTGGAAAGAACGATCCAATGGATACCGAGAAGGGCTTCCCAAGCGGTTCTCGGATGGCTACTACGGAAGGTGGACGGTGGGGAATCCCTATCCCACTCAACTGTGCGCGGTGGAAGTCGCCAAGAACTTCAGTTTCGCCTTCTTCATCGCAGGAGGAACGGTCGGGAAGTCCGAAAGCTCCGAGAAGGACGGATTCCGCGTCATCACCTACCGGAACCTGCCCGCCATGGAGGCGCTTCCCTATTCCATGCTCGCCACCAACGGTTTCCCGCGCATGGAGATCTTCTGGCAGCCGGACGATCTGATCCGGGCGATCAACCGCGGGGCGGACGGCTATTGGTCGGAGGCCTTCGATCTCATCTACAAGCGGGACTACGAGGACTCCGTGGATAAAGGCGGAGCTTTCCGCCAGCTGTCCGCGGATCTGCTGAAGGGACTTCCGGAGGGGCCCCAAGCCAAGGCCAAGGAGCTTCTGGCCCGGTTGGAGGCGAGGGTCAAGAACATCTCCATGCCCACGGCGCGGGAGAAGGCGGCGCTTTCGAAGAGCTTCTGGGACGACTACGAGTACAAGCGCCTGGATAAGGCCGCAGCCTCCGGTCTGGCGAGCGCGCGGGGAATGCGGCTGATGTACTACCACTTGCTGAAGGCCGCGGGTATTTATCCCAAGATTGCGAAGCTGGTGGATCGGGAGCAGAACCTGTTCAACTATGCGCGCTTGAATGCCTGGCAGTTCGACCACGAGATCCTGGGCATCGCGGAAGAGGGGAAGGCAGATCTGTGGATCGATCCGGGAAACCGCTACGCGGCGCCCGGCGTGATCCATCCGGACTATCAGGCCGTTCCCATGCTGGTGTACGCGCCCCAGGACGCGAAGACCTGGCGCCCCCTTCGGGATGTCCTCCCGGCTGCGCCCCCCACCTTCAACACCCGTACCTACGCCTACAACCTGGAACTGGGGGAGGACTCCGACCAGTTCGAGGTGCGCGCACAGTTCCGCGGATACCCCGAGTACGCCGAGCGCTACCACTATCTCTCCTACGAGGCGGCGGACCAGTCCCGTCTTCTGAAGGAGTCGTTCGAGAAGAGCAGCAAGACCCTCGTGATCTCCAAGGCGGCCGTTCTGGACGTCACTGATCCCGCCAAGGACGTGTCCTGGGAGGTAAAGGGCAGCCGGGAACAGGAGTCCGGTCGGCGCCGGGAGGTCTTTCCATTCCCTGGAATGCCCTGGCCTCTCCCGGTGCCCGACAGACTGGACGTGCCCCGCTCAGTGCCCATTGTGCTTCCCTACCTCGTGTCCCACACGGCCACCTGCACTTTCGAGGTGCCGCGGGGGTACCGGTTCAATCCTCCCGGGGTCCTGGAAAGCGGTAACGATTTCGGAACGGTCAAATGGTCGGCCTCCTTCCAACCCGAAACGCGGAAGGCGACGGTCCAACTCGCCGTCGAAGTGGCCGCGATCAATAGAAGCGCGTCGCAGTGGCGAGCCTTCCGGGAGTACCTCGGCTGGATCCAGGACGCCTGCACCCGCGCCCTCGTGCTGACGAAAGAGGACTGATGCTTCGCCGCCTGTTGCTTCTTTTTTTCATCCCTCTCGTCCTGAAGGCCCAGATGTTCTCCGCCCGCCTGCCGGAATGGGCGGCGGCCGCCTCGCAATCCGTCCTTGCGGAAAAGGCGCCGGAAGGCGCTGATGCCTGGGTTCTCCTCGATCGGACGGAAATCGCTTACGTGGGAGCTGGAGAGATCCGCCAGCGCCGGTTCCGGGTCGTCCAGGTCCTTACCGAGCGGGGAACCAATCAGGCGGCCTTTCTGCTTCAGGGGCTGGGCGGCAAAGCGAGCCAGGTGAAGAAGCTCAGAGCGTGGAATCTGCGCCCTGACGGCGAGATGGTGAAGCTGGACCGGAGCGACGCCGTGACCATCCACGACGCGGGGAGTGCGGAATTCAGCACGGATACGGTGACGGGAGTTGCGCTGGATCGGGTGGTGGTGGGGAGCCTTCTGGCTTTCGAATCCCTCGAAGCGATCCAGAACCCGATCGGGCCGATCGCGGGGGAGAGGATCCTGGAAGCGAATCCCGTCCGGCGCTGGGAACTGGCGGTGGCAAAGAAGGAGGGATGGTTCACCGACCTGAAGGCCGTGGGCGTTCTCATGGAGAAACACCACTTCCGGCCGTGGATCGAGCAGGTCGATGAAGTGGCTGGGCAACGAATCACCCTGTCGAACCTTCCCGCTCTTCCCAAAGATGAGGGCGGCCACCCCGATCTGGGGGAGATCCTGCCCATGGTCCGAGTGCGGTTCTTCGACCCGGACCTGCCGGTGTCGCGGATGTGGGGCAGTTGGGACACCCTTGCGGCTTGGGAGGAGGAAACTTTTGGAGGGAAGCGCGCCCCCGCCACCGCGCCTTCGAGGGGCTGGGCGGGTCTGACGGGTCTTCGCTCACTCCACGCCTGGATGGGGGAGACTTTCACCTACCGGCAGGTCTACCTCACCCCGGAACGGGGATGGGTTCCCGAGCGGGCTGACCAGGTGGGGCGGAAGCGGTATGGCGACTGCAAGGACCTCACCTGCGTCCTCATCTCCGAAGCGAAGGCACTGGGATATGCGGGCTATCCCGTGCTGGCCACCATCGGTGGCCCCCGCGTGGCGCCCGACACCTCCCCGTTCCCCTTCTTCAACCATGTGATCACGGCCTTGAAGCTGGAGACGAGTCTCGGCCTCCCGGCGGAAGTGGAGACTCCTGGCGGGCGCTTCCTTCTGGTGGATCCCACGGATTTCTTCACTCCGTTGGGCCTTCTGGGGACCGCCCACCGAGGTCGGCAGGTGATGATCTGCGCTGATGGTGTGGCACGGTGGGTGAGCATTCCCGATTCGGCCGTCCAGCCCAGCCGACTGGAACTGGAAGTGGAGGGTTCCGCCTCTCGGGAGGGGAAGCTGACAGCCACTCTGCGGATCCGGGAGACGGGAGACGCCTGGGGTTTGCGGTCCATGGCCAAAGCTCGGGGCGCCAAGGGTGTCCATGATCGGCTGGTGGAGGATCTTTTGGACCTCCCTCCCACCGGGGCGGTGGTGGTGCAGGCGGTGGAGAACCCGCTGGAGCTGGACAAACCTTTCGAAGTGACGGTCAAGGTGGACCATCCGCAGGGTTTCCGCCTCAACGGCGGCGAGCGTGAGCTGGTGGGATGGGGCATTCCATGGCCTCCCAAACTGATCCAGAAAGTGGGAGTGCCGCGGCGCTATCCGGTCCAGTCCGGTGCCTTTGGGGAGCAAGTCCTCCGGGTCCGGCTGAGGGTGCCCGGGGCCGTCCAGCCGGTGCTTCCGGCCCGCTCCGGGGAGACCCCCTTCCGGGCCTTCACCTGGGAGGCCACCTCCGAGCGGGAAGGCGCGGAGTCGGTCGTCTCCCTCCGCTTCGATATCCGGTGGAAGCCGGCGACATACGGGTTCGAGGCACGGGAAGAAGGGCTTGGGGCCTGGAAGAAGGATCGGAGCTCGTACAAAGCCTTCCGGGAGGAGGCTCTGGGCTTCAAGGTCCTGCCCTAAAGGTCCCCGTTCCCGCGGCCTGCGGGCCCGGAAGCCTCCTCTCGGCTACACTGGACCGTTCCGTTTTTGACCCGAGGTCCCATGAAAGACGCGTCGCCCGAACAGGCTCTGGACCTGTCCCAGCTGGAAAAGCCGGTGCTCGAACTGGAGGCCCAGATCCGGGCCATGGAGATGGATCCTTCCCAGGCGCGGGAACGGGAGAAGCTGCAGCGGAAGCTGGAAAAACTGAAGGCGGAACTGTTCTCCAACCTGACGGACTGGCAGCGGGCCCAGCTCGCCCGCCATCCCAAGCGGCCCTACACCCTGGACTACCTGGAGCGCATCTGCGAGCGGTTCGAGGAGCTGCACGGGGACCGCAACTTCGGCGACGATGCGGCCATCGTGGGTGGGATGGGGTGGATCGAGGGCAATCCGGTGATGGTCATCGGCCAGCAGAAGGGCCGGGACACCAAGCAGAAGATCCTGCGCAATTTCGGGATGCCCAAGCCCGAGGGCTACCGCAAGGCCTTGCGCTTGATGAAGCTGGCCGAGAAGTTCCAGCGGCCCGTCCTCTGCCTGATCGATACGCCGGGGGCCTACCCGGGCGTGGACGCGGAGGAGCGGGGGCAGGCGGAGGCCATCGCCCGCAACCTGCTGGAGATGGCGAAGCTGGAAGTGCCGATCGTGGCGGTGGTCATCGGCGAGGGCGGCAGCGGCGGCGCCCTGGCCCTCGGCGTGGCCGACCGCGTCCTGATGATGGAGAACGCCATCTACTCCGTGATCTCGCCCGAAGGCTGCGCTTCCATCCTGTGGAAGGACGCGGCCCAGGCCCCCAAGGCAGCCGCGGCCCTGAAACTCACCGCGCCGCACCTTCTCGACCTCGGCGTCATCGATGGCATCGTGAAGGAGCCCCTGGGCGGCGCCCACGCGGATTTCGACGCCGCCGCCGAAGCCCTGAAGGAAGCCATCATCGAGGCTTTCTCCGAACTGTCGGACCTGTCGGCGGAGCGGCTGGTGGAGGAGCGCTACCAGAAGTTCGCCCGCATGGGCAGCGTGGGCTGAGATGGAAGCGAAAGCCTGGCGCCTCCGGCGGGAGATCCCGGCGGGTCCGGCGCCCTGGAGAGCCCTGGGCGAGGCCTGGGATCTGGATCCGCGGGCGGCCCGGCTGGCCTGGCTGCGGGGCGCGGACCGGCCGGAGGACCTGGCCTGGCGCCTGGATGCCTCCTGGGGCCGGACCACGGATCCCCACCTCCTGCCGGGCGTGGACGCGGCCGTGGCGAGGATCCGCCGCGCCGTGGAGGCCCGCGAGCGCATCGTGATCTACGGCGATTACGACGTGGACGGCGTCACCGCCACGGCCCTCCTCGTGCGGGCCCTGGAGAAGCTGGGCGCCGATGTGTCCTTTTTCATCCCCAACCGGTTCTCGGATGGCTACGGCCTCCACCTGGATTGCATCCGCGAGCTGAAGGAGACGCGCGATCCCGCGCTGCTGGTTTCCGTGGATTGCGGCGGGCGCAGCGCGGAGGACGTGAGGGCCAGCGCGGAACTGGGCATGGACTGGGTGATCACCGACCACCACGCGCTGGGTGCCGAGCTGCCTCCCGCCTGCGCCGTGGTGCATCCCCATCTGGACGGCTACGCCAACCCGTTCCTCGCCGGCGTGGGCGTGGCCTTCAAGCTGGCCCAGGCCCTGATCGGCGCCGCGCCCCATCCTTCGGGCGCGGACGCCGCCTTCCTGGACGGGCTGCTCAAGCT comes from the Geothrix sp. 21YS21S-4 genome and includes:
- the coaE gene encoding dephospho-CoA kinase (Dephospho-CoA kinase (CoaE) performs the final step in coenzyme A biosynthesis.), with protein sequence MKLPGAPFPLLGLSGGIAAGKSFVAGRMAERGWAVIDADALAREAVLPGTEGLVAVVAAFGPDCLGPDGGLDRPWMAARVFGDAGARARLNAILHPRIEALLGERLAALPSTTRGAVLDAALWVERGRTHHFDAFWTVDAPEELRLARLEARDGLPREAALARIRAQATSSERALHADLVIVNDGRALEGILAEGEASLLANWRLRRGRTWRDPMPAPFSADQLRDVLTLLLSRGGDYGEAFVERRRAHGLAMDDGRMEDVLASETFGASLRLVDGDTTRFADLIAPTFDELTDAARTLAAPGTGNAALVPALAVEIHPTPSPVEREPGTVPLAEKVALVRRAEALARTETEALRTGSLKQASVGYSDSTQRVWIASAERGEDTWSTRLTEDHRTQVVLRANITVGDGTQLQTGYRALGETRGFELFTETAVADTVREAARLAVQALDARPAPAGTFPVVLSSSAGGTMVHEACGHALEADLVLAGMSAFAGKLGEKVAADSVTIIDDGTLPHKRGSQAVDDEGNPATRVVLIENGVLKAFLQSRKTSRKMGMEPTGNGRREGYRNLPIPRMRNTFLAAGNEAPETILRDLDHGLLVKHMGGGQVDTVTGNFVFQVTEGYWVENGEPKYPVKNATLSGCGPDVLKSITRIGSDLHFFDIGTCGKDGQGVPVSDALPTILCPALVVGGTADAVPSAS
- a CDS encoding acetyl-CoA carboxylase carboxyltransferase subunit alpha, encoding MKDASPEQALDLSQLEKPVLELEAQIRAMEMDPSQAREREKLQRKLEKLKAELFSNLTDWQRAQLARHPKRPYTLDYLERICERFEELHGDRNFGDDAAIVGGMGWIEGNPVMVIGQQKGRDTKQKILRNFGMPKPEGYRKALRLMKLAEKFQRPVLCLIDTPGAYPGVDAEERGQAEAIARNLLEMAKLEVPIVAVVIGEGGSGGALALGVADRVLMMENAIYSVISPEGCASILWKDAAQAPKAAAALKLTAPHLLDLGVIDGIVKEPLGGAHADFDAAAEALKEAIIEAFSELSDLSAERLVEERYQKFARMGSVG